The genomic interval ACTTATTGCAGTAATTCTTCAAAAGGAAACTCACATGGCTATTCATACACAGCCTGAAGAGATAGATGCATCTGAACCAAAGCCCAGCTGTTTACTTTCCCTGCGTGTCTAAAGGCATCACGCAATCAGCCGGCCCTGTAATACGCATCTTACGGGCGCCAGTTGTTAtcctaaaatatattacaacataTTAGCGCTGTAACTTAAATTAGttggaaaaaaacataatagtcacataattattttctttttttatcattgatcATTACTGTCACTTCCACTCATCTGTTTAACATTTCAGcatcagctttatttatttttataaggaATTCTCTTATTCCCATGAGGAATATTCTCTTATAAGGTCTTTGGCAGTTGCTGACATTGGCATTCATTAAACAGAATGTAGTTTCCAACGTgcataaatctgaataaattatgaGGAAATAAACCATTcttttatatgcaaaaacatgcaaTGCAAGGGAAAATAGCAttacatgcatattttacatTGCAATCTTAGAATCTGTAGCAGACTGGTGAAAAGTGCTATAGGGTGCTGATTTGCATAACAGTATAAATATTTACCAACTTCTACTAACAATGCACTCAGGGTCACTTTTCTAACTTTGTTTCAAGGACCGTTTTTGCTTTAAGTAATAAAGAAAGCTAAAGTGTGGGTATTGCTTTTCAGCTTGATATAACAAGTAAATGTTTGACTGTAGCAAGCACAGTGCGAGCTGTAATGAAGAATATTTGCTGTGTTTCAGAATTGAAAAGACTGACTAATGTAGTGAGTCGCACATTGCTGTATAAATGAAAGTTATATAATTCAGTACATCTGCTCCCATAAGCAGTTCACTGATAGAGAGGAGCATCTGTGTGATGTCTGGCCCTTCTCTTCTATCGATCACTCACTATGAGATCAATGGCACTCAAGAAGAACTGACTTTTACGAGATGCTGGCACGGAGCTGTCATTCGGCACTGACATTTTAAAGGCCtgatgttaattatttatgttcatttgcatttcatagTAAGCGgtagaataaaatcatgaataataatgattcTCTACgagttatattttataaaaggaTTACATTTATTGACTCAGAATACTAATTTTTAACTGTTTCACTATATAGTTTAGTCGGTGATCCACCAGCGATACTTGCAAATTCAAATTCGGttcaacatatttaaatgtctcaccaaggctgcacttatttaagaaataatgcaGTACTTtaaaatccttcagaaatcataatatgctgattttgcgttcaaaaaacttttattattatcatcacgTGCAGCTGGGgctcatatttttgtggaaatcgtGATATTTTTCAGGATCAGGTTTTTGATGTACAGAACGtttaatttgaagaaaaaacttTTGCAATGCTGTAAATACGGATTTtgacatccttgctgaataaaagtaatatatgcttaaaaaaaaaaaaaaaaaacaactgaccCCAATTATTTGTATAGTAGCACTTTCTCATTAAAGGAACGATCAAATTGGCCTCTCTCACCCAGGCACTGTAATAAAACAAGGATAATTGCAGAATGGTATTCAGCGTAATAAGTCAAAAGAAACACATCTGTGCGGTGTGGTGTTGAAGTATCTTAATACTTGAAAATAACTCCAATCAACAACCCTGTTCTTCCCACAGCTGTAGGCAGTGCAacttaaaaagctttaaatgaaTCTTTAACCTTTAACCTAAATTAATCTTTGCACTCAAAAAAAGATCTTCTGCATCATTTTTCAGTTGTAAGAGAGACGAACTGAGTCTAAAGCAGGCCTTACTTTACTTGTCGTCATGTAGGAGGACTACAACCAGCTGCGGCCCCTCTCCTACCCCAACACAGACGTCTTTCTCATCTGCTTCTCTGTCGTGAATCCAGCTTCCTATCACAATGTGCAGGAGGAATGGGTACCTGAGCTCAAATCCTGCATGCCTCATGTGCCCTACATCCTCATCGGGACACAGGTGCAGGAGTTTCTAGTTCAGACAGTAACTAGGAACTTGGTTAATATTAGTTTATGATCAGgtcatttattcatcaaaatatgaatatttattaaatgaagtgaacaaaaaactatttatttattggattgtttttctattttttttctatttctactTAAGATTGACTTGCGAGATGACCCAAAGACACTGGCACGTCTGCTTCAGATGAAGGAGAAGCCACTCACCTATGAGCAAGGCCTCAAACTAGCCAGAGAGGTGAGGGGTGCTCATGTGtttgttgtgtattttattcttGACCTGTCCCGGTTTCAAAAAATAGAAAGCATGATTCATAAACTTTCGCCACTGTGTTGCAAAGCACCGAAAGGAACGCTAAAAATTCTCTCTCATCCTCATGCTGTTCCAACTATGTTGTCccatatgacttttttcttctgtggtacacaaaaaaaaaaaggttaacagAGTGTTAGAActactcttttccattcagtgAAAAAGAATTCTGACCACAACTGTCAAGCATGATTTTCATGGATATGTTTCAGTGAGTTTTCAATTTCCTTCGACAAATTACAGTCACTATTATTTTCTCACGGAAACTAGGAGCTCAGACACTCTGCTAAACCTCTCCTTTTGTGTTACGGAACAAAAATGACGGTAATGTTAAGCGATTTGTTTCAAATTTGTATATTGACGTCCACAGATTGGAGCCCAGTGCTATCTGGAGTGTTCGGCGCTGACTCAGAAGGGACTAAAGACAGTATTTGATGAGGCCATCCTGACAATCTTCAGcccaaagaaacaaaaacggGGCTGCGCGGCCTGCAGGAGCTGTTGTGCTATCGTGTGAGGATAAAACATCTCCAACTGTGAACACCCACTCTTCTCCAAAGCTTTGGGCAGAGTAACAAACCCTAACCCGCCTCCAGTCTGCTGTACATCCTTCCTTTCTCCATCCGCCTGTTGTCCCGCAGGACAATGAGCGGTCTTGCCCTCGGTTTGTATGTCTTGTAGAGAGCTACACTGTCCAAAAAAGTGCCTTCATTTTCCCCCCACGTTGCCTTACAGGATTCGCTTCTCAAGCCAAAGAAGTCTCAGACGGGACTGCGGTTTCTTGAACCGACGTGGCGTGGCGTCGCCAATTCACCAATCGAATTTCAGATTCAGCTCTGAGccattggattttttttttttttaaaccggcTATATTATATGGTTTCTCGAggcttatgaaaaaaaatgaaaatccattCCTGCGTACAAGCTGGTTTTCTCTCAGTCACCTCAAATCAATATTGCGCTCTTTCTGGAGTCAATGCTTCAGCAGTTCGAGCTAGTTAATAAGGGAAATTCTCTGGAGGATGGCCAACTCATCAATAGAGGTAGAGcagatggaaagagagagagagagagacaaggaGGAATGTATCTTCCTTGGGTCATTCAAAATTTACAAAACTGATAAACCGCTaaattacagtacattaaaataatggtaTCCATCAAAAAGAGTGACAATCAAGCGCACTGTGTGGAGACTGAAGTCTGTCAGTGACAGGATAAAGGGAAATGCATCTCGTGACAACATTATCCCATGAATCATTTATATTtccttgtgtttttaaaaccatGAAGTGTACTTAGTCACGTTTCTGTGAGCCTTCAGACCTTTATCTCTATAAAGTGTAGGTGTAGAACAATGATGCCATAAAATGGTGCtgtaattgttatatttttcataCGCATTTACATTCTGATTTTTGAAGGGGTCTGTATTCTCAAATGACTCGGCctacacactttttaaaaaatgttctcatTTTCCTCTATTAAAAACCAGCCAATGGAGGACTAAAAGTATGGAGGACTCTTTGTGCCGCTTAAATTAAAAGGAAGAAATCGATCActaatgtattatttcaaaaatttaaatggctAGATAAATCATAGATGAATCATGTTTCAAGttatgacatattttaaaaagttttcgtaaatgtaaaaaataatatattaataaatcgcAATCTAAGCTAGAAGTTAATATTGGAAATACTTGGTAGCTGTCATGCAGTTAAATTCTACAGGATTTCCACATCATTAACTTGTCCATCTGGAAACAAAACCATTGTGGCCAACTGTGACATTTTCCCTGAAAGTTTGAGTTGGAACAGTTTCCGAAGGTGTGATTTTAAACACATCAAGGCTGTAAAAGCAAACTATTGAGTAGCGTGACATGTTTTCCTGTTTAGTGTGATGGTGCCTAATGTCCTTGAAAGCCTCTGTAGCCACTTGTTAGCAACCGCCATTCTaagtaaaagctttaaaaatgtcacgAAGGAGGGATTATTggtgtattttatgttttatagtaACACAGGAAAATATTTCAAGCTCGTGCAGACCTTATTTGagtgatttaaacaaaaaacatttggcTACAGAAATACATCCCCGCAGCACTGCATTAGTGTGATCATTTTAGTTTACTTTcacagtttaaatgtaaaggGTCTACTTTTTTCAAAGTGAAAggtattttttctttatcttgtcattttaactgatatattttattatcatttttattttatttttaagtggcACTCATAGTCCTCCACATGATCTgacgctgtaaaaaaaaaaaaaaatcaccctaTCTCTATTTCAGCAGAAGTACTCATGTATTTACAGTGGACCAGGCTTATACATTGTCTAACTTCTCAGTTTTGCCTCTGGCTGAA from Puntigrus tetrazona isolate hp1 chromosome 4, ASM1883169v1, whole genome shotgun sequence carries:
- the rhoj gene encoding rho-related GTP-binding protein RhoJ yields the protein MPALGSKSRQNAVEAAEDGGGNGEPLDTAAKKMLKCVVVGDGAVGKTCLLMSYANDAFPEEYVPTVFDHYAVNVTVSGRQHLLGLYDTAGQEDYNQLRPLSYPNTDVFLICFSVVNPASYHNVQEEWVPELKSCMPHVPYILIGTQIDLRDDPKTLARLLQMKEKPLTYEQGLKLAREIGAQCYLECSALTQKGLKTVFDEAILTIFSPKKQKRGCAACRSCCAIV